GTGCTCGAGCGAATCGTCGTCGGCGGGCGTGGGACGACGTTCTGCCCGCGTTGCCAGGCGCTCACGCGCGCGTCCGGCCCGAGCTGAGGGCGCCGCCGACGGGGAGCCGTGCCCGGCCGTCGAAGACGGCGCGGTACCCACCCGGGAACCGCCCGGCGCGCAGACGCTCGCGGGCGCTGAGCTCCGGGCCCGCGCACGCGCTGCCCGCGGGCGCGCCTACGCGGCGAGCCGCTCGGCCAGGAGGCCGGAGCGGTCGAGTGCCACGAGCTCGCGATAGCCGCCGACCGGCTCGCCGTCGATCGTCACGAGCGGCACCGTCCACTGCCTGCCGAGGTCGTACACCTTCTGGCGGAACGCCGGGTCGTCGTCGAGGGAGACCTCCTCGTAGGCGAGACCGCGCGCGTCGAGCAGCACCTTCGCCCGCACGCAGAAGCCGCACCAGCCGGTCGTGTAGAGGCGAATGCGGGCCACGAGAGGCATAAACGGCCGCGGCGCCCCGCATATTCCGGACGCTCGCGACGGTCGCGGGCGCCGTGGCTGCCGCCCGACCGTGGCCGCGCCGGCCGTCTCCGCTCGTACACTGGGGCCGTGGCTCGCTCGACCACCACGGAGGCTGTCGTGCTGCGCTCGTTCCGGCTCGGCGAGGCAGACCGCGTGCTGCACGTCTACACCCTCGAGCGCGGACGGGTGGGGGCCGTGGCGAAGGGCGTCCGCAAGACGAAGTCGCGCTTCGGCGGCCGCCTCGAGCCGTTCTCGCACGTCGAGCTCGTGCTCCACCAGGGGCGCGGCGATCTCGACACGGTCACGGGGGCGTCGCTCCTCCGCTCGCACGACCGGGTTCGCTCCGAGCCCTACCGTCTCCAGGTCGGGACGATCGGCCTCGAGGCGATGCTGCGCCTGTTCACCGAGCAGGAGGCGAACGAGCGCGCCTTCACCGCGCTGACGCGCTTCCTCGATGCGCTGGAGGCGGTGCCGGCGAGTGCCGGCGCACGCGCCGCGCTGGAGCCGGTCGTGCTCTCGTTCCAGCTCAAGCTGCTGTGGGTGTCCGGCTACATGCCGCATCTGGGCAGCTGCGTCGAGTGTGGCGAGGAAGACGCGCCGCTCGTCGCGTTCCTGCCCTCGGCGGGTGGGGTGCTGTGCGCCGCGTGCGACGGCGGCGGCATCCCGCTCTCGCCGGATGGGCTGCACGGGATCCGGACGCTTCTGCATACGCCGATCGCGGATGCGCCGGCGGCCGAGCTCGGCGAGCGGGCGCGGCGCGACACCCTCGCCGTCGTTACGGGCTCGTACGAGCATCACGGGGGCTTCCGGCTCAAGACCGTGTCGGCGTGAGCGCTTCCGGGCTGGACGCCGGCAGTCGTTCTCGCGCCGTGCGAGGCGCCAGAGGGCAGGATGGGCGAATGCGCCGCCTGTACGCGAAGCTCGGCTTCGTCGAGGCGGGTGGGCGCGCGATGGAACGAGGACTGCAGCCGTAGGCCGGCGCGGTCAGCTCGCCTTCGGGGAGCTCCACGGAGCCGCGAGCAGGTCGAGCACCCGCTCGC
This portion of the Gaiella occulta genome encodes:
- a CDS encoding glutaredoxin domain-containing protein — its product is MARIRLYTTGWCGFCVRAKVLLDARGLAYEEVSLDDDPAFRQKVYDLGRQWTVPLVTIDGEPVGGYRELVALDRSGLLAERLAA
- the recO gene encoding DNA repair protein RecO encodes the protein MARSTTTEAVVLRSFRLGEADRVLHVYTLERGRVGAVAKGVRKTKSRFGGRLEPFSHVELVLHQGRGDLDTVTGASLLRSHDRVRSEPYRLQVGTIGLEAMLRLFTEQEANERAFTALTRFLDALEAVPASAGARAALEPVVLSFQLKLLWVSGYMPHLGSCVECGEEDAPLVAFLPSAGGVLCAACDGGGIPLSPDGLHGIRTLLHTPIADAPAAELGERARRDTLAVVTGSYEHHGGFRLKTVSA